A genomic region of Magnolia sinica isolate HGM2019 chromosome 6, MsV1, whole genome shotgun sequence contains the following coding sequences:
- the LOC131248555 gene encoding ycf20-like protein — MACSMGAIMVQSATPLVENEGSERSYMPLKTCAHMQRWILKPSFSGRISRLGMRSAPIFEKSTFTRHGWSLAFALDTGGIPDNSGQESIDGDNTGLGGTRLGRIVRAGGKQLLEKLNAARRNSPMKIFLVLLGFYTANALATILGQTGDWDVLVAGVVVAAIEGIGMLMYRKPMAMSRGRLQSLVVMVNYWKAGVCLGLFVDAFKLGS; from the exons ATGGCCTGTAGCATGGGAGCAATTATGGTGCAATCAGCTACGCCTCTAGTCGAGAATGAAGGCTCAGAAAGGTCATATATGCCTCTCAAAACTTGTGCCCATATGCAGAGATGGATCctcaaaccaagtttcagtggACGAATTTCTAGGCTTGGCATGAGATCAGCACCAATTTTTGAAAAGAG tactttcacaagacaTGGGTGGAGCCTAGCCTTTGCTTTAGACACAGGTGGAATTCCTGATAACAGCGGCCAGGAGAGCATTGATGGAGACAACACCGGGCTTGGAGGGACTCGGTTGGGGAGGATAGTCCGTGCTGGTGGCAAGCAGCTGCTGGAGAAGCTGAATGCAGCAAGAAGGAACTCCCCCATGAAGATATTCCTAGTGCTCTTGGGTTTCTACACAGCCAATGCACTTGCAACGATATTGGGACAAACGGGCGATTGGGACGTGTTGGTAGCTGGTGTTGTGGTTGCTGCCATTGAGGGGATTGGCATGCTCATGTACAGGAAGCCAATGGCAATGTCCCGTGGTAGACTGCAGTCCTTGGTTGTGATGGTAAACTACTGGAAAGCTGGTGTTTGTTTGGGTCTCTTTGTAGATGCCTTCAAACTGGGGAGTTAA